One window of the Leptospira koniambonensis genome contains the following:
- a CDS encoding cytidylyltransferase domain-containing protein — MSGIHSTPKPKIRSLFAFIQARTGSTRFPKKVIRPIPPNSDKTILDHIHSRILKILPNSRIVYLIPEGDSELGSFLEKRGMNHFSGPLEDVRQRYILAAGKFGADAILRLTGDNPFYDTNHLDLLIQTFIESDSDLAYFKGLPLGTGGEVFRTSSLLDLSDSQQEERHKEHVSIHIKEDPNQYKITAIPSLLTKEEGSRLVNFRLTIDTPEDFETISDLISQKSFESISDFNTKEFLEWEKKEPSLFQKNLDVSQVRFNLPSPNQASKGKIGVLVAPAKEFGSGHFSRTSLLYSFLPYRGWEPEWLSEFPKDGEYDILLIDYRDIEIPISYQKTKVLLLDHFGEDKKKYDFWDLLPHPGNDPIFNWEQILIPPNLISSATSEDKSPTKEYEIFCYAGNLGKEESNDIDKFLIQNSTKRKIRIGGTPPQSNEIEYFPRLSRIQYLQTLQSSEKFLGYFGQSLFEALYLKIPSATFSISPIHRELSSILEKYKIPFTNLNGKSEFSLGAKTVGENGYKLLLDKLDSII, encoded by the coding sequence ATGAGTGGTATACATTCAACGCCTAAACCTAAGATCCGTTCTTTATTCGCTTTTATACAAGCGAGGACCGGATCCACAAGATTCCCTAAAAAAGTAATCCGTCCAATTCCACCTAATTCGGATAAAACGATCTTAGATCATATTCATTCTCGAATCTTAAAGATCCTACCAAATTCCAGGATAGTATATCTAATCCCGGAAGGAGATTCTGAACTGGGATCCTTTTTAGAGAAGAGAGGAATGAATCATTTCTCCGGACCATTGGAAGATGTTCGCCAAAGGTATATTCTTGCTGCGGGAAAATTCGGCGCGGATGCAATCCTAAGACTGACCGGAGATAATCCATTTTACGATACAAATCATTTGGATCTACTCATCCAAACATTTATAGAATCAGATTCTGATCTGGCTTATTTTAAGGGATTACCTCTCGGAACAGGAGGAGAAGTTTTCAGAACTTCTTCACTTTTAGATCTTTCGGACTCGCAACAAGAAGAAAGACATAAAGAGCATGTAAGCATTCATATAAAAGAAGATCCGAATCAATATAAGATCACTGCTATCCCAAGCCTATTAACAAAAGAAGAAGGCTCCAGATTAGTAAACTTCAGACTAACCATAGACACCCCCGAAGATTTTGAAACGATCTCAGATCTAATATCTCAAAAATCTTTCGAGTCGATTAGCGATTTTAATACAAAAGAATTTTTAGAATGGGAGAAGAAAGAACCTTCTCTATTCCAAAAGAATCTGGATGTATCTCAGGTCAGATTTAATCTCCCTTCACCTAACCAAGCGAGCAAAGGAAAAATCGGAGTGTTAGTTGCTCCTGCAAAAGAATTCGGATCCGGACATTTTTCCAGGACTTCTCTTTTGTATTCCTTTCTGCCTTATAGAGGTTGGGAACCTGAATGGTTATCAGAATTTCCAAAAGACGGAGAATATGATATTCTCCTAATAGATTATAGAGATATTGAAATTCCGATCTCTTACCAAAAAACAAAAGTTCTGCTTCTTGATCATTTTGGAGAAGATAAGAAGAAATACGATTTCTGGGACCTTCTTCCTCATCCCGGGAACGATCCTATATTCAATTGGGAACAAATCTTAATTCCTCCGAATCTGATTTCTTCTGCGACGAGCGAAGACAAAAGCCCAACCAAAGAATATGAAATTTTTTGTTACGCAGGAAACTTAGGAAAAGAAGAATCAAATGATATAGATAAATTTTTGATCCAGAATTCTACTAAAAGGAAAATCAGGATCGGAGGAACTCCCCCTCAATCAAATGAGATAGAATATTTTCCCAGACTTTCGCGAATTCAATACCTGCAAACGCTGCAATCCTCCGAAAAGTTTTTAGGATATTTCGGCCAAAGTCTATTCGAGGCTTTGTATTTAAAAATACCTTCTGCAACATTCTCCATTTCGCCGATCCACCGAGAACTTTCTTCTATTTTAGAAAAATATAAAATTCCATTTACGAACCTGAATGGTAAGTCTGAATTTTCTTTAGGAGCAAAGACCGTGGGTGAGAATGGATATAAACTTCTATTGGATAAACTAGATTCTATAATTTAA
- a CDS encoding aspartate kinase, producing the protein MANIIVQKYGGTSVGSPDRIRNVAGRIKRYHEEGNHVVVVVSAMGHTTDELVDLADKITKNPPKREMDMLLSTGEQVSIALLAMALWDVGVPAKSFTGSQIKMITDGNFSNAKIQGVDRSRIDAALNTGNVVIVAGFQGIDLDENITTLGRGGSDTSAVALAAVLGAKECEIYTDVDGVYTADPRVVPQATKHSQITYEEMLELASLGAGVLHSRSVELGMNYDVVIHVRSSFNNNPGTLVVNEDKIMEKLKVSGVTAKNDQARITIADVPDKPGLAAVLFGDLSSKDILVDVIVQSSPYNGRNTISFTVPKKDLVQALPILESFCNSQGAKKPEINEEISIVSAVGIGMKSHVGVAAQMFKALAEKEINIEMISTSEIKISCVIPRIHAETAVNKIHETFGLSKNG; encoded by the coding sequence ATGGCAAACATAATCGTCCAAAAGTACGGGGGAACATCTGTAGGATCTCCCGATCGCATCCGGAATGTAGCCGGTAGAATCAAACGTTATCATGAAGAAGGCAACCATGTTGTCGTAGTCGTTTCCGCAATGGGGCATACGACGGATGAGCTGGTTGATCTGGCTGACAAGATCACCAAAAATCCTCCAAAGAGAGAGATGGACATGTTATTGTCTACGGGAGAGCAGGTTTCTATCGCTCTTCTTGCAATGGCTCTTTGGGATGTTGGAGTTCCTGCAAAATCATTCACAGGTTCTCAGATCAAGATGATCACCGACGGGAACTTCTCCAATGCTAAGATCCAAGGAGTGGATCGGTCAAGAATCGACGCAGCGTTAAATACAGGAAACGTTGTGATTGTTGCTGGTTTCCAAGGGATAGACCTAGACGAAAACATCACTACCTTAGGAAGAGGTGGTTCGGATACTTCTGCGGTAGCGTTAGCTGCTGTGCTTGGTGCAAAAGAATGTGAAATTTATACAGACGTGGACGGAGTTTATACTGCGGACCCGAGAGTGGTTCCCCAAGCCACTAAACATTCTCAAATCACTTATGAGGAAATGTTGGAACTCGCGAGCCTAGGTGCAGGTGTTCTTCATTCCAGAAGTGTTGAGCTGGGAATGAACTACGATGTTGTGATCCATGTACGTTCCAGCTTTAATAATAATCCGGGGACTTTGGTTGTAAATGAGGACAAAATTATGGAAAAATTGAAAGTAAGCGGAGTTACCGCAAAGAACGACCAAGCCAGAATTACAATCGCAGATGTTCCTGATAAACCAGGACTTGCAGCAGTTCTATTCGGAGACTTAAGCTCCAAAGATATTCTTGTGGATGTGATCGTTCAATCTTCTCCTTATAATGGAAGAAACACTATATCTTTCACAGTTCCTAAAAAAGACCTGGTTCAGGCTCTTCCTATTTTGGAATCTTTCTGTAATTCTCAAGGTGCTAAAAAACCAGAGATCAACGAAGAGATTTCCATCGTTTCTGCAGTGGGGATCGGAATGAAATCCCATGTAGGTGTAGCCGCTCAAATGTTCAAAGCTTTGGCGGAAAAAGAGATCAATATCGAAATGATCTCCACCTCAGAGATCAAAATATCCTGCGTGATACCAAGAATTCATGCAGAAACTGCCGTAAACAAGATCCACGAGACCTTCGGGCTTTCGAAAAACGGTTGA
- a CDS encoding putative peptidyl-prolyl cis-trans isomerase, producing the protein MFPASSASFSRKLALFSGIVSLSVFTSEIRPAESLNRIIATVGNQSISELDFDDAQDKYQKLTKYLKNEDMRKSLRTRIIDFLIDRAVVDSIAEDESIQVNEKRLESEIEKRMEFMGVTSRKQFEKAVETSSGMSYELWYTELPYQIKKTQLMQYKVPNHPPSDKDIRAWYSQNREKVGFEVQYRQIAISPNNDSITEESRIHKEATEIKKNVLSDPASFGLIAGSPRNTDTNLRARKGLMDWVSSFELYKTNRSVAVAVSTVPVGSVSEVFRDERKRYCIVKVEGKRPTPLENVRQGIVNLLSREKEDENFIKWVRESRSTVPIQIFDEAYKKENKIPDQQETLNLD; encoded by the coding sequence ATTTTTCCCGCATCCTCAGCTTCATTTTCGCGTAAACTCGCCTTATTCTCAGGTATAGTTTCTTTAAGTGTATTTACTTCAGAGATCAGGCCCGCTGAATCCTTAAATAGGATTATCGCAACCGTCGGAAATCAATCCATCAGCGAATTGGATTTCGATGACGCTCAAGACAAATACCAAAAGCTCACTAAGTACCTCAAAAATGAGGACATGAGAAAATCTCTACGCACTCGTATCATAGATTTTTTAATAGATAGAGCAGTAGTGGATTCAATCGCAGAAGATGAATCCATCCAAGTGAATGAAAAAAGATTAGAGAGCGAGATCGAGAAAAGAATGGAGTTTATGGGAGTCACTTCTCGTAAACAATTCGAAAAGGCAGTTGAAACCAGCTCCGGAATGTCTTACGAGCTTTGGTACACCGAACTTCCTTATCAGATCAAAAAAACTCAGCTAATGCAATACAAGGTGCCGAATCATCCACCTTCTGATAAAGATATCCGTGCATGGTATTCTCAAAATAGAGAAAAGGTAGGATTCGAAGTCCAATACAGACAAATCGCAATCTCTCCTAATAATGATTCCATCACGGAAGAATCCAGGATCCACAAAGAAGCGACTGAGATTAAAAAGAATGTTCTATCTGATCCAGCTTCCTTCGGTTTGATCGCAGGTTCTCCAAGAAATACAGATACAAACTTAAGGGCCAGAAAAGGACTTATGGATTGGGTCTCTTCTTTCGAATTATATAAAACAAATCGTTCCGTTGCTGTGGCTGTATCTACAGTACCAGTTGGTTCCGTTTCTGAAGTATTCAGAGATGAAAGAAAACGTTATTGTATCGTAAAGGTAGAAGGCAAAAGACCTACTCCTTTAGAAAACGTTCGCCAAGGAATTGTAAATCTTCTTAGCCGAGAAAAAGAAGACGAAAATTTTATAAAATGGGTAAGAGAATCCAGGTCAACTGTGCCGATACAGATCTTCGACGAAGCTTATAAAAAAGAGAATAAGATCCCGGACCAACAAGAAACACTGAACTTGGATTAA
- a CDS encoding valine--tRNA ligase produces MKKQISDRYEPTSVEPKWISLWEKEKSFEPNLKAGESFTIVLPPPNVTGSLHIGHALNHTIQDILTRIERKKGKSALWVPGTDHAGIATQVVVERELAKEGKKRTDFTREEFEKKVWEWKEHSGGMIQNQQRLLGESVDWSRSRFTMDEGLSKAVFKVFKTLYDEGLIYRGERIINWCPKTLTAISDLEVEHREVKGKLYHLRYPIVGQPGKYLVVATTRPETMFGDVAVAAHPDDERYKSLKGAELELPLTDRKIPLLFDSFVDKEFGSGLVKITPAHDPNDFEAGQRLGLKPLLVMNPNATLNENAGKYAGLERFVARKKVIDDLQSLGLVEKIEEHTHSIGHNSRGGEIIEPYLSTQWFCKMKPLAELAIQAVQSGETEFVPKLWEKTFYEWMNNIRDWCISRQLWWGHRIPAYHCKNCKHIEVSETKVDNCPKCNSTEVEQDTDVLDTWFSSQLWPFSTLGWPENTEDLKKFYPTSVLVTGFDIIFFWVARMIMMGKKFLGKAPFQKVIIHGLVRDKEGKKFSKSIGNVIDPLDMMNKYGTDSFRFFLAATLPEAKDVLFDESRLDGYRSFCNKIWNSSRFILMNMDADWKLEDLESKYSSKLEPMDKWILHRFNETLTNYEKAYSKFLFFEMASQIYDFVWGDFCDWYIELVKPRIYGKLGEESQEIAKQVLASILIKALGLLHPFMPFLTEEIYEVFSEGDFLIQTPFPTSYNVSSGDEGVQKTIILQDVVTQIRVQRAENGVPLDKKCKVILKSSEPLVASAVKDFEFSILQLARLESIEVNANYTGEKTDSVGAFRFGEVILPLAGMIDFEKERARIDKELQKLIQEEEKLASKLGNENFIAKANPDVIEKEKEKLKTVRDKKEVLQKGLEKLG; encoded by the coding sequence ATGAAGAAACAAATCAGTGATCGCTACGAACCTACCAGCGTAGAACCGAAATGGATCTCTCTCTGGGAGAAGGAAAAAAGTTTTGAGCCAAACCTCAAAGCAGGGGAATCTTTTACCATCGTTCTTCCTCCTCCTAATGTGACCGGAAGCCTTCATATTGGTCACGCACTCAATCATACTATCCAAGATATTCTAACCCGTATTGAACGTAAAAAAGGTAAATCTGCTCTTTGGGTTCCGGGCACTGACCACGCAGGGATCGCAACTCAAGTAGTTGTAGAAAGAGAACTCGCCAAAGAAGGCAAAAAAAGAACCGACTTCACCAGAGAAGAGTTTGAAAAGAAAGTTTGGGAATGGAAAGAACACTCAGGTGGAATGATCCAAAACCAACAAAGACTTTTAGGAGAGTCTGTAGATTGGTCTCGTTCCAGATTTACTATGGACGAAGGATTGTCCAAGGCTGTATTCAAAGTTTTCAAAACATTATATGACGAAGGTTTAATATACAGAGGAGAAAGGATCATCAACTGGTGTCCTAAAACTCTTACTGCAATTTCGGATCTAGAGGTAGAACATAGAGAAGTAAAAGGTAAACTTTATCATCTTCGTTATCCTATTGTTGGTCAACCAGGCAAATATCTGGTCGTTGCCACTACAAGGCCTGAAACTATGTTTGGGGACGTTGCAGTTGCAGCTCATCCTGACGACGAAAGATATAAATCTTTAAAAGGTGCGGAGTTGGAACTCCCACTAACTGATAGAAAGATCCCACTTTTATTCGATTCTTTCGTAGATAAAGAATTCGGATCCGGCTTGGTTAAGATCACTCCTGCTCATGATCCGAATGACTTCGAAGCTGGACAAAGATTAGGTCTTAAACCGTTACTTGTGATGAATCCGAATGCGACTCTGAATGAGAACGCAGGTAAATATGCAGGATTAGAAAGATTCGTAGCTCGTAAAAAAGTAATCGATGATCTGCAATCTCTAGGCCTGGTAGAAAAGATAGAAGAACATACACACTCTATCGGTCATAACTCCAGAGGTGGAGAAATTATAGAACCTTACTTATCCACTCAATGGTTCTGTAAAATGAAACCTTTGGCTGAACTTGCGATCCAAGCAGTTCAATCCGGAGAAACTGAATTTGTTCCTAAACTTTGGGAAAAAACTTTCTACGAGTGGATGAACAATATTAGAGATTGGTGTATCTCCCGCCAGTTATGGTGGGGACATCGTATCCCTGCATATCATTGCAAAAATTGTAAACATATAGAAGTTTCCGAAACCAAAGTTGACAACTGTCCTAAATGTAATTCTACAGAAGTAGAACAAGACACTGATGTTTTAGATACTTGGTTCTCTTCTCAACTTTGGCCATTCTCCACTTTAGGCTGGCCTGAGAATACGGAAGACCTTAAAAAATTCTACCCTACTTCCGTACTTGTAACCGGATTCGATATCATATTCTTCTGGGTAGCCAGAATGATCATGATGGGAAAAAAGTTTTTAGGCAAGGCTCCTTTCCAAAAAGTTATTATCCACGGATTAGTAAGAGATAAAGAAGGTAAGAAGTTTTCCAAGTCCATAGGAAACGTTATAGATCCTTTGGATATGATGAATAAGTACGGAACTGATTCTTTCCGTTTCTTCTTAGCCGCTACTTTACCGGAAGCAAAAGACGTTCTTTTTGATGAAAGCAGATTGGACGGTTATCGTTCTTTCTGTAATAAGATCTGGAACTCCAGTCGTTTCATCTTAATGAATATGGATGCAGATTGGAAACTAGAAGATCTGGAATCTAAGTACAGCTCTAAATTAGAACCGATGGATAAATGGATCCTTCATAGATTCAATGAAACTCTTACTAATTACGAAAAAGCATATTCCAAATTTCTGTTTTTTGAAATGGCTTCTCAAATTTATGATTTCGTTTGGGGAGATTTCTGCGATTGGTATATCGAATTAGTTAAACCACGAATTTACGGAAAGCTGGGAGAAGAATCTCAAGAAATCGCAAAACAAGTACTTGCAAGTATTTTAATTAAGGCCCTAGGACTTCTTCATCCTTTTATGCCATTCCTAACTGAGGAAATTTACGAAGTATTCAGCGAAGGAGATTTTTTGATCCAAACTCCTTTCCCGACTTCTTATAATGTTTCTTCTGGTGATGAAGGCGTTCAAAAAACTATTATCCTGCAAGATGTAGTGACCCAAATCCGTGTTCAAAGAGCGGAGAATGGTGTTCCATTAGATAAAAAATGTAAGGTGATATTAAAATCTTCTGAGCCTTTAGTTGCTTCTGCAGTGAAAGACTTTGAGTTCTCAATCTTACAGTTAGCTCGTTTAGAAAGTATAGAAGTGAATGCAAACTATACTGGAGAGAAAACGGACTCAGTTGGCGCTTTCCGTTTCGGAGAAGTAATTCTTCCTTTAGCAGGAATGATAGACTTCGAAAAAGAAAGAGCACGTATAGATAAAGAATTACAAAAGTTGATCCAAGAAGAAGAGAAACTTGCTTCCAAATTAGGAAATGAGAACTTCATCGCAAAAGCAAATCCGGACGTGATTGAAAAAGAAAAAGAAAAACTCAAAACTGTCCGCGATAAAAAAGAAGTTCTACAAAAAGGTTTGGAAAAACTAGGTTAA
- a CDS encoding TetR/AcrR family transcriptional regulator: MIPAKISTKERILNESRRLFFEKGYETTSIQDILSALDIAKGTFYHHFQSKEELLEEIAVQFAKEAHAAMQAEIGDLGTEGTGLDKLRRALIVARNWKKGKSEEVRFLLESLFSASNLQLRDKIRRKSVDLSFPLFASLIVEGQQDGSLRSELRADHLTSIIFDLSDALGEKVAFYLLGRSKESEADLYDLMLSYHKTIEDLLGCPDGGLDYFSREDWSELAQLFKGGAVSAPSLEPLPLVANAG; encoded by the coding sequence ATGATCCCAGCAAAAATCTCCACAAAAGAAAGAATTCTAAACGAATCCAGACGGCTATTCTTCGAAAAAGGGTACGAAACCACATCCATTCAGGATATTCTATCCGCTTTAGATATAGCTAAAGGCACCTTTTACCACCATTTTCAATCCAAAGAAGAACTTCTAGAAGAGATCGCAGTGCAATTCGCAAAGGAAGCACATGCGGCTATGCAAGCAGAGATTGGAGATTTGGGAACAGAAGGCACCGGCCTGGATAAACTCCGCAGAGCACTCATTGTTGCAAGAAACTGGAAAAAAGGTAAATCGGAAGAAGTTCGCTTCCTTCTGGAATCCCTTTTCTCCGCCAGCAATCTTCAATTGAGAGATAAGATACGACGCAAATCCGTGGATTTAAGTTTTCCATTATTTGCTTCTTTGATAGTAGAAGGCCAGCAAGACGGATCGCTCAGAAGTGAACTAAGAGCAGATCACCTGACTTCCATCATTTTTGACCTAAGCGATGCTTTGGGTGAAAAAGTTGCTTTCTATCTTTTAGGAAGAAGTAAAGAATCCGAGGCCGATCTATACGACTTGATGCTTTCTTATCACAAAACGATAGAAGATCTGCTCGGCTGCCCAGATGGCGGATTAGATTATTTTAGCAGAGAAGATTGGAGCGAGCTCGCTCAACTTTTCAAAGGTGGTGCGGTTTCTGCTCCAAGCTTGGAACCTCTACCATTGGTTGCGAACGCAGGTTAA
- the purD gene encoding phosphoribosylamine--glycine ligase: MSKILLIGSGGRESAIAYKLRQSPKLSQLHVFPGNGGFPDSEILAPNSFDLKSKSSVQSFIQKNEYDLVVVGPEDPLVDGIGDWLAEIGVPVFGPSAYCAQIEGSKEFAKALMIEAGVPTAKYASFEDYESAFAYVQKEGAPIVIKADGLAAGKGVTVCTELSQATQALKEIFLDNKFGKSGSKVVIEEFMEGQEASIFAISDGNTYFTLPAAQDHKRAYDGDQGPNTGGMGAYCPAPIVTKETLEKVNTLVFQPVFEIFRKKGNPYKGLLYAGLMIDTKGNPRVVEFNCRFGDPETQCVLPMLEGDLLEIFQASAKGALGDVKIGLKPGASTVVVLAAEGYPDSYEKNIPLNLPETNNKDLVVFHAGTSKKDGNLISTGGRILGISSYGKDLKESVDKVYSYLSGFKISKTFFRKDIASKAL; encoded by the coding sequence ATGTCTAAGATCCTTTTAATCGGCTCTGGTGGTCGCGAAAGCGCTATTGCTTATAAACTTCGCCAGTCCCCTAAACTCAGCCAATTGCATGTTTTTCCGGGCAACGGAGGATTTCCAGATTCTGAGATTTTGGCTCCAAATTCTTTCGATCTGAAGAGTAAATCATCCGTTCAAAGCTTCATTCAAAAAAACGAATATGATTTAGTAGTAGTTGGTCCAGAAGATCCTCTAGTAGACGGGATCGGAGATTGGCTGGCAGAGATAGGAGTCCCAGTTTTCGGACCTTCTGCCTATTGTGCTCAAATTGAAGGCTCTAAAGAATTTGCAAAAGCATTAATGATAGAAGCTGGAGTTCCTACCGCGAAGTACGCTTCTTTCGAAGATTATGAATCAGCGTTTGCTTATGTTCAAAAAGAAGGAGCACCTATCGTAATCAAGGCGGATGGTCTTGCCGCAGGTAAGGGTGTAACAGTTTGTACTGAACTTTCACAAGCAACACAAGCGCTAAAAGAGATCTTTTTAGATAATAAATTCGGAAAAAGTGGATCCAAAGTTGTTATAGAAGAGTTCATGGAAGGACAAGAAGCTTCTATATTTGCGATAAGCGATGGGAATACGTATTTTACTCTCCCTGCTGCTCAAGATCACAAAAGAGCGTATGACGGAGATCAAGGTCCCAACACAGGTGGAATGGGTGCTTACTGCCCTGCTCCGATCGTCACCAAAGAAACATTAGAAAAAGTGAATACTCTCGTGTTTCAGCCTGTATTTGAGATCTTCCGCAAGAAAGGAAACCCTTATAAAGGCCTTCTATATGCTGGATTAATGATAGATACCAAAGGAAATCCTAGAGTTGTAGAGTTCAATTGTAGATTTGGTGACCCAGAGACACAATGTGTGTTACCTATGTTAGAAGGTGACTTACTCGAAATTTTCCAAGCGTCTGCCAAAGGGGCACTCGGTGATGTAAAAATCGGTTTGAAACCCGGAGCATCTACCGTAGTCGTTTTGGCCGCGGAAGGTTACCCCGATTCTTACGAAAAGAATATTCCTTTAAATTTACCTGAAACGAATAATAAAGATCTAGTAGTTTTTCATGCTGGCACTTCAAAAAAGGATGGAAACTTAATATCGACAGGTGGAAGAATTCTAGGAATCTCTTCTTACGGTAAGGACTTAAAAGAATCTGTGGATAAGGTTTATTCTTATCTAAGCGGTTTTAAAATTTCCAAAACCTTCTTCCGTAAAGATATCGCGAGTAAAGCTCTTTAA
- a CDS encoding spiro-SPASM protein: MKYPPQAIVFYLKEDLISDQLRYLELTLKKLSSVLKGIRVYSNRNLGTSEESKKISNQLEYSDFIIIESRSEAEFFAKICDSLPDSRTGDPEWDETCFLVFDGFAPLLDSALTEELILRHEKYLAQYSYSENLPPGIVPRILSREFVRSLPSEYGGSTQDFLAKNINQFDTEIFYTSPDLRQWRLDFSANNPRSFRLLSSFLKEKENWKYDEIQSFLISHPEIFRPAPSYYEVELYRGCEYECNFCPRQNLKPEQDNIALNPQVLDKLLSQAETLGLPYSVCFGGLGEPTLHPNFSELVQKTLASSNIKELFIESALYSDLSGFIKLLSSLKEEEKKKVSLIVNLTTRDKKTYSQLYGKDNLDKVLQNLAAISQVLPKSSIHLQFLKIQEVDAELDSWYEQAQKEGYEIILQKYNSYSDILPQRRASDLTPLGRDFCWHISRDIYLNADGEISICKQTPGSKKHSIGNLNKDSLEQIWAKGNPFFTFSAKGAHESIPAPCLSCDEWYTFNA; encoded by the coding sequence ATGAAATATCCTCCCCAAGCTATCGTATTTTATCTAAAAGAAGATCTTATATCTGATCAGCTTCGTTATTTAGAACTTACTCTTAAAAAATTATCTTCTGTCCTAAAAGGAATTCGTGTTTATTCTAATCGTAATCTTGGAACTTCCGAAGAATCCAAAAAAATAAGCAATCAATTAGAATATTCTGATTTTATAATTATAGAATCCAGATCCGAAGCTGAATTTTTCGCTAAGATCTGCGATTCACTTCCTGATTCCAGAACTGGAGATCCAGAATGGGACGAGACCTGTTTTCTGGTTTTTGACGGATTTGCGCCTTTGCTAGACTCCGCTCTTACAGAAGAATTAATCCTTCGTCATGAAAAGTATCTGGCCCAATATTCTTATTCTGAAAATCTTCCTCCAGGAATTGTACCTAGAATTCTTTCCAGAGAATTTGTAAGAAGTTTACCTTCAGAATACGGAGGGTCAACCCAGGACTTCTTAGCCAAAAATATCAACCAGTTTGATACTGAAATTTTTTATACTTCTCCTGATCTGAGACAATGGAGATTGGATTTTTCCGCAAATAATCCAAGATCTTTCAGGCTATTATCATCTTTTCTAAAGGAGAAGGAAAACTGGAAGTACGATGAGATCCAATCCTTCCTAATCTCACATCCTGAAATATTTCGCCCCGCTCCTAGCTACTACGAAGTAGAATTATACAGAGGTTGTGAATACGAATGCAATTTTTGTCCAAGACAAAATCTAAAACCCGAACAAGATAATATAGCTTTAAATCCTCAGGTTTTAGACAAACTTTTATCTCAGGCAGAAACTCTAGGACTTCCATATAGCGTATGTTTTGGCGGATTAGGAGAACCTACACTTCATCCAAACTTTTCAGAACTTGTCCAAAAAACGTTAGCATCTTCTAATATAAAAGAATTGTTCATAGAGTCTGCATTATACAGTGATCTTTCCGGTTTTATCAAATTACTTTCTTCATTAAAAGAAGAAGAAAAGAAGAAGGTCAGCTTGATCGTAAATCTGACCACCAGAGATAAAAAGACTTATTCTCAGCTATATGGGAAAGACAATCTGGACAAGGTTTTACAAAATCTGGCAGCGATTTCTCAAGTATTGCCTAAATCCTCTATTCATCTTCAATTCCTGAAAATCCAAGAAGTGGACGCAGAATTGGATTCCTGGTACGAGCAGGCCCAAAAAGAAGGATACGAAATCATTTTACAAAAATATAATTCTTATTCAGATATTCTTCCTCAACGCAGAGCTTCAGATCTGACACCTTTGGGAAGAGACTTCTGTTGGCATATTTCCAGAGATATATATTTGAACGCAGACGGAGAAATTTCTATCTGCAAACAAACTCCTGGTTCTAAAAAACATTCTATAGGAAATCTAAACAAAGATTCCTTGGAACAAATTTGGGCGAAAGGAAATCCATTCTTCACTTTTTCCGCGAAAGGAGCCCACGAATCTATTCCTGCTCCTTGCCTTTCCTGCGATGAGTGGTATACATTCAACGCCTAA
- a CDS encoding iron chaperone, which yields MLLYALVPTLPRLDSNSNPDVEDYLERTPSVRSEKLQDLVDSIREEFSDLRESLKYGMPTFERNGRWVAFSNHKNHLSVYFCEESFVRAFRAKFPKSENGKNCVLIKDKEKFPSSYLKTLLKKTLQ from the coding sequence ATGCTACTTTATGCTTTAGTTCCCACACTCCCTAGATTGGATTCAAATTCAAATCCAGATGTGGAGGACTATTTAGAAAGAACTCCTTCCGTAAGGAGTGAAAAATTACAGGATTTGGTGGATTCGATCCGAGAAGAATTTTCTGATTTGAGAGAAAGTTTGAAATATGGTATGCCTACCTTCGAAAGAAATGGGCGATGGGTCGCATTCTCGAACCATAAAAACCATCTTTCAGTCTATTTTTGCGAAGAGTCTTTTGTAAGAGCATTTCGTGCTAAGTTTCCAAAATCGGAAAACGGCAAGAACTGTGTGTTGATCAAGGATAAAGAGAAGTTCCCTTCTTCTTATCTAAAAACATTGCTCAAAAAGACCTTACAATAA